Proteins from a genomic interval of Eulemur rufifrons isolate Redbay chromosome 10, OSU_ERuf_1, whole genome shotgun sequence:
- the HNRNPA0 gene encoding heterogeneous nuclear ribonucleoprotein A0 codes for MENSQLCKLFIGGLNVQTSESGLRGHFEAFGTLTDCVVVVNPQTKRSRCFGFVTYSNVEEADAAMAASPHAVDGNTVELKRAVSREDSARPGAHAKVKKLFVGGLKGDVAEGDLIEHFSQFGTVEKAEIIADKQSGKKRGFGFVYFQNHDAADKAAVVKFHPIQGHRVEVKKAVPKEDIHSGGGGGGSRSSRGGRGGRGRGGGRDQNGLSKGGGGGYNSYGGYGGGGGGGYNAYGGGGGGSSYGGSDYGNGFGGFGSYSQHQSSYGPMKSGGGGGGGGSSWGGRSNSGPYRGGYGGGGGYGGSSF; via the coding sequence ATGGAGAATTCCCAGTTGTGTAAGCTGTTCATCGGGGGCCTCAATGTGCAGACGAGTGAGTCGGGCCTGCGCGGCCACTTTGAGGCCTTTGGGACTCTGACGGACTGCGTGGTGGTGGTGAACCCCCAGACCAAGCGCTCCCGTTGCTTCGGCTTCGTGACCTACTCCAATGTGGAGGAAGCCGACGCCGCCATGGCCGCCTCGCCCCATGCGGTGGACGGCAACACGGTGGAGCTGAAGCGGGCGGTGTCCCGGGAGGATTCGGCGCGGCCCGGTGCCCACGCCAAGGTTAAGAAGCTCTTTGTCGGGGGCCTTAAGGGAGACGTGGCCGAGGGCGACCTGATCGAGCACTTCTCGCAGTTCGGCACCGTGGAAAAGGCCGAGATTATTGCCGACAAGCAGTCCGGCAAGAAGCGCGGTTTCGGCTTCGTGTATTTTCAGAATCACGACGCGGCAGACAAGGCCGCGGTGGTCAAGTTCCATCCGATCCAGGGCCATCGCGTGGAGGTGAAGAAGGCCGTTCCCAAGGAAGATATCCACTCCGGAGGGGGTGGAGGCGGCTCCCGGTCGTCGCGGGGCggccggggcggccggggccgCGGCGGTGGTCGAGACCAGAACGGCCTGTCCaagggcggcggcggcggttaCAACAGCTACGGTGGTtacggcggcggcggtggcggcggctaCAATGCCTACGGAGGCGGCGGAGGCGGTTCGTCTTACGGTGGGAGCGACTACGGTAACGGCTTCGGCGGCTTCGGTAGCTACAGCCAGCACCAGTCCTCCTATGGGCCCATGAAGagcggtggcggcggcggtggAGGAGGCAGCAGCTGGGGTGGTCGCAGTAACAGTGGACCTTACAGAGGCGGCTATGGCGGTGGGGGTGGTTATGGAGGCAGctccttctaa
- the LOC138393277 gene encoding LOW QUALITY PROTEIN: putative neuropeptide Y receptor type 6 (The sequence of the model RefSeq protein was modified relative to this genomic sequence to represent the inferred CDS: deleted 1 base in 1 codon) has product MEVSLNHPTSDKTSTKSNNSAFFYFESCQPPSLALLLLLIAYTVVLIVGLFGNLSLIIIIFKKQREAQNVTNILIANLSFSDILVCVMCIPFTVIYILMDHWIFGDTMCKLTSYVQSVSISVSIFSLVLIAVERHQLIVNPCGWKPSVSHAYWGITLIWLFSLLLSIPFFLSYQLTNEPFHNLSLPTDLYAHRVACVENWPSKMNQLLFTTSLFMVQYFVPLGFILICYLKIVICLCRRNGKVNRKRGNDGRRLSENKRITTMLISIVVTFGACWLPLTSSMSSLTGILRC; this is encoded by the exons ATGGAAGTTTCCCTAAACCACCCAACATCTGATAAAACCAGCACAAAGAGCAACAACTCTGCATTTTTTTACTTTGAGTCCTGTCAACCCCCTTCTCTAGCCCTACTCCTATTACTCATAGCCTATACCGTGGTCTTAATTGTGGGCCTTTTTGGAAACCTCtctctcatcatcatcatctttaagaagcagagagaagctcAGAATGTCACCAACATACTGATTGCCAATCTCTCCTTCTCTGACATCTTGGTGTGTGTCATGTGCATCCCTTTTACTGTCATCTACATTTTGATGGACCATTGGATATTTGGTGATACCATGTGTAAACTAACCTCCTATGTGCAGAGTGTCTCAATCTCTGTATCCATATTCTCACTTGTATTAATTGCTGTTGAAAGACATCAGCTGATTGTGAACCCCTGTGGCTGGAAGCCCAGTGTATCTCATGCCTACTGGGGCATCACATTGATTTggctattttctcttctgttgtcTATTCCCTTCTTCCTGTCCTATCAACTCACCAATGAGCCCTTCCACaacctctctctccccactgacCTCTATGCCCACCGGGTGGCCTGTGTAGAGAACTGGCCTTCCAAAATGAACCAGCTCCTCTTTACTACCTCTCTGTTTATGGTCCAGTATTTTGTCCCTTTGGGCTTCATCCTCATCTGCTACCTGAAGATTGTCATCTGCCTCTGCAGGAGAAATGGGAAGGTCAACAGGAAGAGGGGAAATGATGGCCGCCGGCTCAGTGAGAACAAGAGGATCACCACAATGTTGATTTCCATCGTGGTGACCTTTGGGGCCTGCTGGCTGCCCTTG ACATCTTCAATGTCATCTTTGACTGGCATCCTGAGGTGCTGA